The window CCAGTGCGGCCTGCCGAAGGAGATGGCGCTCGAGCTTTTTAAGCCGTTTGTGATGAAACGCCTGGTCGGCGACGGCCACGCCCACAACATCAAAAGCGCCAAGCGCAAGGTGGAGCGGGTGCGGCCGGAGGTCTGGGACGTGCTGGAGGACGTGATCAAGGAACACCCGGTGCTTTTGAACCGGGCGCCCACCCTGCACCGCCTGGGGATCCAAGCCTTTGAGCCGGTGCTGGTCGAGGGCCGGGCCATTCAGATCCACCCGCTGGTGTGCACGGCCTATAACGCCGACTTCGACGGGGACCAGATGGCGGTGCACGTGCCGCTTTCGGCGGAGGCCCAGGCCGAAGCCCGGCTCCTGATGCTGTCCACCTACAACATCCTGAACCCGAAGGACGGCCGACCGGTGACCATCCCCACCCAGGACATGGTGCTCGGGATTTACTACCTGACCATCGAGCGCCCAGGGGCCCGGGGTGAGGGGAAGGCTTTTCGCGACGTCAACGAGGCCATCCTGGCCTACGAATCGGGTGTGATCGAACTGCACGCGCTGGTGAAGGTTAACATGGGTGATGGCCGGCTTCTGGAGACCACCGTGGGGCGGCTGATCTTCAACGAGGCCATGCCGCCGGAAATCAGCTACATCAACAAGCTGGTGGACAAGAAGGAACTGAGCCTCATCGTCGACCGGTGCTACCGCCGCCTGGGGTACAAGCGGACCGCCGAGCTTCTGGACGGCATCAAACAGCTTGGTTTCAAGTACGCCACCCAGGGCGGGCTGACCATCGGGATGAACGATATTGTGATCCCGGAACGGAAAAAGGAGATTCTGGGCGAAGCCGAGAGCCACGTGGAAATGATCGAGGATCAATACCGGCGCGGTCTGATCACCTTTGACGAGAAGTACCGCCAGACCATCGAGACCTGGAACCGGGCTACGGAACTGGTGACCCAGGAACTCTTGAACACCCTGGACCGGTTCAACCCGGTGTACATGATGGCCACCTCGGGCGCCCGGGGTAACATTCAGCAGATCCGGCAGCTGGCGGGCCTGCGCGGCCTGATGGCCGACCCTTCGGGGCGGATCATCGACCTGCCGATCAAGGCGAACTTCCGGGAAGGGCTCTCGGTGCTCGAGTACTTCATCTCCACCCACGGCGCGCGCAAGGGCCTGGCGGACACCGCGCTCCGGACCGCCGACTCGGGGTACCTGACCCGGAGGCTGGTGGACGTGGCTCAGGACGTGATTGTGCGGGAAATAGACTGCGGCACCGACGAGTATGTCGAGGTCGGAGACGTGCGGGACGGCACGGAAATCATCGAGATGCTCCAGGACCGGATTGTGGGCCGCACCGCGGCGCGCGCAATCGTCCACCCGGAAACGGGGGCCGTAATCGTCGACGCCGATGAGGAAATCCTGGAGGAGGCGGCGGAAAAGATTGTGGCCGCCGGGATCAAGAAGGTGGCGATCCGCTCGGTGTTCACCTGCAAGACCCGGCACGGGGTGTGCAAGAAGTGCTACGGTCGCAATTTGGCGACCGGCCGGGTTGTGGACATCGGTGAGGCCATCGGCATCATTGCCGCCCAGTCCATCGGCGAACCCGGCACCCAGTTAACCATGCGCACTTTCCACACCGGCGGCGTGGCCGGGGAAGACATCACCCAGGGTCTGCCGCGTGTGGAGGAGCTTTTCGAGGCCCGGCGTCCCAAGGGGCAGGCCATCGTGGCCGAGATCGACGGGCTGGTCGAAGTCCGTGAGGTAAAGGGCCGGCGGGAGATTGAAATCCGGGGCGAGAACGGCGAGCGCGTTCAGTACGCCATCCCATTCGGCGCCCGCTTGAAAGTTCAGAACGGGGACCGCGTCGAGGCCGGGGACGAACTGTCCGAGGGCTCGGTCAACCCGCATGATCTCTTGAAGATTAAGGGCCCGGCGGCGGTCCAGCAGTACCTCCTGCGCGAGGTCCAGCGGGTGTACCGGATGCAGGGCGTGGACATCAACGACAAGCACATCGAGGTCGTGATCCGCCAGATGCTGCGCAAAGTGAAGATCGACGAACCGGGCGACACCGAATTCCTGCCCGGCAGCCTGGTTGACATCCTCGACCTGGAGGAAGAGAACCGGCGCGTGGAGGCGGCCGGTGGCAGCCCGGCCACGAGCAAGTCTGTGCTGCTCGGCATCACCAAGGCCTCACTGGCCACGGACTCGTTTCTGTCGGCGGCCTCCTTCCAGGAAACCACGCGGGTATTGACGGAGGCGGCCATCAAGGGCAAGGTGGACCCGCTCCTCGGCTTGAAGGAAAACGTGATCATCGGTAAGCTGATTCCGGCCGGTACCGGGATGAACCGCTACCGGAGTGTCGAGGTCGATCCGGCGGTGGAAACCCCGGCCAAAGAAGTCCCGACCCACTAATAGAGGCAAGAAACCGGATGTCGGATGCCGGAAAGAAAGCCGGGATCGGACGAAACCGGGCTGATTCGGATGCCGGTGATGCAAAAGCCAAGCCATTTGCGATGTTCGGGAGAAAAGATAAATAGGCTGTTTTAGAGTTGCGGAAAAAACATTTTACCCCGGTCCAATCCGGATTTTATGCGGTTTGCAGGGATGGGTAACGGGCGGATCGGCAAAATTGACCCCAAGGGAGAAAGGCGGAGAAAAAGCGAAGGAGAATGAGAAATAAGAAGGGAAAACCCCCTTTTGTGGAGAATCCTTTTTGTAACCACCAAAAAAGAACCACGAAGGAGGTTTCCCTTATGGCCATTATACCACAACAGCGGCTTTTTGGGTGGCAGGAAATCGACGAACTCGGTGACTTGGAACGTTTTTTGCTTGTAGTGAACCACCTGCCCGATGAGCAGTTGATGCAAAAGCTGGAGAGAGAGCGTGGTAAGGGACGGGATGATTACCCGGTGCGGGCGGTTTGGAACTCCATCCTGGCCGGGATCGTATTTCAGCACGTGTCTGTGGAGAGCCTGCGGCGGGAACTCTGCCGGAACGGCCAGTTGCGGGAACTTTGCGGTTTTGATCCGGCCCGGGGCGAGGATGCCGTTCCGCCTTCTTACATATACAGCCGCATCTTGGTGAAACTGATGCGGCACGCCGACGAAGTGGAAAACATATTTACGCGGCTGGTGGATGAAATAAGAGTGCTGCTACCGGATTTCGGTCGAATTTTGGCCATAGACAGCAAAGCCGTCAGCAGTCTGGCCCGGGGCAAAAAGCGGGATGAAGAAGAGAAGGTCCAAAAGCCTGACGGGCGCCGGGACACCGATGCGGACTGGGGCCGGAAAACATACCGGGGGCGTAAGAAAGGCGGCACCCTATGGGAAAAAGTCGTGTGGTGGTTTGGCTACAAACTCCACCTTGTAGTT is drawn from Candidatus Desulforudis audaxviator MP104C and contains these coding sequences:
- the rpoC gene encoding DNA-directed RNA polymerase subunit beta' yields the protein MLDLTNFDRIRIGLASADHITTWSHGEVKKPETINYRTLKPERDGLFCERIFGPTRDWECYCGKYKRVRYKGIVCDRCGVEVTRSKVRRERLGHIKLAAPVSHIWYFKGIPSRMGLLLDMSPRALEKVLYFVSYIVTNPGDTPLFKKQLLTEQEYREFRDKYGTDFQAAMGAEAILQLLDEIDLNELAAELRQEIRDVTGQRRIRAIRRLEVVESFRKSQNSPSWMIMQVLPVIPPELRPMVQLDGGRFATSDLNDLYRRVINRNNRLKRLLELGAPDIIVRNEKRMLQEAVDALIDNGRRGRPVTGPGNRPLKSLSDMLKGKQGRFRQNLLGKRVDYSGRSVIVVGPSLKLHQCGLPKEMALELFKPFVMKRLVGDGHAHNIKSAKRKVERVRPEVWDVLEDVIKEHPVLLNRAPTLHRLGIQAFEPVLVEGRAIQIHPLVCTAYNADFDGDQMAVHVPLSAEAQAEARLLMLSTYNILNPKDGRPVTIPTQDMVLGIYYLTIERPGARGEGKAFRDVNEAILAYESGVIELHALVKVNMGDGRLLETTVGRLIFNEAMPPEISYINKLVDKKELSLIVDRCYRRLGYKRTAELLDGIKQLGFKYATQGGLTIGMNDIVIPERKKEILGEAESHVEMIEDQYRRGLITFDEKYRQTIETWNRATELVTQELLNTLDRFNPVYMMATSGARGNIQQIRQLAGLRGLMADPSGRIIDLPIKANFREGLSVLEYFISTHGARKGLADTALRTADSGYLTRRLVDVAQDVIVREIDCGTDEYVEVGDVRDGTEIIEMLQDRIVGRTAARAIVHPETGAVIVDADEEILEEAAEKIVAAGIKKVAIRSVFTCKTRHGVCKKCYGRNLATGRVVDIGEAIGIIAAQSIGEPGTQLTMRTFHTGGVAGEDITQGLPRVEELFEARRPKGQAIVAEIDGLVEVREVKGRREIEIRGENGERVQYAIPFGARLKVQNGDRVEAGDELSEGSVNPHDLLKIKGPAAVQQYLLREVQRVYRMQGVDINDKHIEVVIRQMLRKVKIDEPGDTEFLPGSLVDILDLEEENRRVEAAGGSPATSKSVLLGITKASLATDSFLSAASFQETTRVLTEAAIKGKVDPLLGLKENVIIGKLIPAGTGMNRYRSVEVDPAVETPAKEVPTH